From the genome of Hymenobacter cellulosilyticus, one region includes:
- a CDS encoding M43 family zinc metalloprotease, with translation MFAGLAANTNVQFVLAKRTPTGAATTGIVRKQTKVSSWSTNDAVKSSKRGGDDAWDATKYLNLWVCNLGQGLLGYAQFPGGSPATDGVVVLYSSLPGGTAKPYDKGRTATHEVGHWLNLRHIWGDASCGNDLVSDTPTQQTANYGCPAFPHVTCNNQGDMSMNYMDYTDDACMYMFSTGQASRMNALFAAGGARAGLVTSQGGVAPRMAATLGTTTDVAMYPNPANNVLNLTLPATKADKGWTVTVYDLRGREMKQATYNGQGQVQVAQLPKGLYQMTVSDGQQTLRQRFEKQ, from the coding sequence ATGTTTGCCGGCCTGGCCGCCAATACCAACGTGCAATTTGTGCTGGCCAAGCGGACTCCCACCGGTGCTGCTACCACCGGCATTGTGCGCAAGCAAACGAAAGTAAGCTCGTGGAGCACCAACGACGCCGTAAAAAGCTCGAAGCGCGGCGGCGACGACGCCTGGGATGCCACCAAATACCTCAATCTGTGGGTGTGTAACCTGGGCCAGGGCCTGCTGGGCTACGCGCAGTTTCCCGGCGGCTCGCCCGCTACCGACGGCGTAGTAGTACTGTACTCCTCCCTGCCCGGTGGCACTGCTAAGCCGTATGACAAAGGCCGCACCGCCACCCACGAAGTGGGCCACTGGCTGAACCTGCGCCACATTTGGGGTGATGCCAGCTGCGGCAACGACCTGGTGTCGGACACGCCTACCCAGCAGACGGCCAACTATGGCTGCCCTGCCTTCCCGCACGTAACCTGCAACAACCAGGGTGACATGTCGATGAACTACATGGACTACACCGACGACGCTTGCATGTACATGTTCTCCACGGGTCAGGCTTCGCGCATGAACGCGCTGTTTGCCGCCGGTGGAGCCCGCGCTGGTCTGGTTACCTCGCAGGGCGGCGTAGCTCCCCGCATGGCTGCCACGCTGGGCACTACTACCGACGTAGCCATGTACCCGAACCCTGCCAACAACGTGCTGAACCTGACGCTGCCCGCCACTAAGGCCGATAAAGGCTGGACCGTAACGGTATACGACCTGCGCGGCCGCGAAATGAAGCAGGCTACTTACAACGGTCAGGGCCAGGTGCAGGTAGCTCAGCTGCCCAAGGGCTTGTACCAGATGACGGTATCGGATGGACAGCAGACGCTGCGTCAGCGCTTCGAAAAGCAATAA
- a CDS encoding zinc-dependent metalloprotease yields MGRTGTHEVGHWLNLNHIWGDDGTSCSGTDNVADTPNQADENYGTPAYPQASCSNTSDMFMNYMDYVDDAAMYMFSTGQASRMNALFASGGARAGLLTSVGGTAPGTGGGGTTPTPVTYCSSKGTSVSYEFIDYVKLGTIDRASGADAGYYNGTASSTSLAAGSSQTVSYSAGFTGSAYSEYFKVYIDYNQNGVFTDAGELVVNAAASNVATIRSSTFTVPATAKTGPTRARIVMSDNSATSSCGSYSYGETEDYTVNITGGSARAESAARLGGSATEYSVYPNPATDVLNVVIPSGREASAVSVKVYDVRGAEMKQARFDNGQLNVSQLAKGVYMLTIADGQQVSHQRFVKQ; encoded by the coding sequence TTGGGTCGTACCGGCACCCACGAAGTTGGCCACTGGTTGAATCTGAATCACATCTGGGGTGACGACGGAACCTCGTGCTCCGGCACCGACAACGTAGCCGACACGCCCAACCAGGCCGACGAAAACTACGGCACGCCCGCCTATCCGCAGGCTTCGTGCTCGAACACGAGCGACATGTTCATGAACTACATGGACTATGTGGACGATGCCGCCATGTATATGTTCTCCACGGGTCAGGCTTCGCGCATGAACGCGCTGTTTGCCTCCGGCGGGGCCCGCGCCGGCCTGCTGACTTCGGTGGGAGGCACGGCTCCCGGCACCGGTGGCGGTGGCACCACGCCTACTCCCGTTACGTACTGCTCTTCGAAGGGCACCAGCGTCTCCTACGAGTTTATCGACTACGTAAAGCTGGGCACCATTGACCGCGCCTCGGGTGCTGACGCGGGCTACTACAACGGCACCGCTAGCAGCACGTCATTGGCCGCCGGCTCTTCGCAGACCGTTAGCTACAGCGCCGGTTTCACGGGCTCGGCTTACTCGGAGTACTTCAAGGTTTACATCGACTACAACCAGAACGGCGTCTTCACCGATGCGGGTGAACTGGTCGTAAACGCTGCCGCCAGCAACGTGGCCACCATCCGCTCGTCGACCTTCACGGTACCAGCCACGGCCAAGACCGGTCCTACCCGGGCCCGCATCGTGATGAGCGACAACTCGGCCACCAGCAGCTGCGGCTCCTACAGCTACGGCGAAACCGAAGACTACACGGTGAACATCACCGGCGGCTCGGCCCGTGCAGAATCGGCGGCCCGTCTGGGTGGTTCGGCTACTGAGTACTCGGTGTATCCAAACCCAGCTACCGACGTGCTGAACGTGGTAATCCCGTCAGGCCGTGAGGCCTCGGCCGTATCGGTGAAGGTGTACGACGTACGCGGCGCCGAAATGAAGCAGGCCCGCTTCGACAACGGGCAGCTGAATGTGTCGCAGCTGGCTAAGGGCGTGTACATGCTCACCATTGCCGACGGGCAGCAGGTGTCGCACCAGCGCTTCGTGAAGCAATAA
- a CDS encoding SixA phosphatase family protein gives MKTLYLMRHAKSSWNFDDLTDQERPLNDRGRTDAPRMGQALAKRNIRLDLLVSSPAVRALSTAALVAKELEYAHNQIQVNDRIYRAEVPDLVDIVRQLPDAADSVLLVGHNPTITDFANVISPSPLNELPTAAIVCIKFDCASWAEIDRSNADFYFFDYPRNQPE, from the coding sequence ATGAAGACCCTGTACCTGATGCGTCATGCCAAATCGAGCTGGAATTTCGACGATTTGACTGACCAGGAACGCCCCCTCAACGACCGGGGCCGCACCGATGCGCCCCGCATGGGCCAGGCCCTGGCCAAACGCAACATTCGCCTCGATCTGCTGGTTAGCTCACCGGCGGTTCGGGCCCTGAGCACGGCGGCGCTGGTGGCCAAAGAGCTGGAATACGCGCACAACCAAATTCAGGTAAACGACCGAATTTACCGGGCCGAGGTGCCCGACCTGGTGGACATCGTGCGGCAGCTGCCCGACGCGGCCGACTCGGTGCTGCTGGTGGGCCACAACCCGACCATCACCGACTTTGCCAACGTGATTTCCCCAAGCCCGCTCAATGAGCTGCCTACCGCGGCCATTGTGTGCATCAAGTTTGACTGCGCCAGCTGGGCGGAAATAGACCGTAGCAACGCCGACTTTTATTTCTTCGACTACCCCCGCAATCAGCCGGAGTAG
- a CDS encoding DUF6268 family outer membrane beta-barrel protein: MKTRYVPPVAPAFRRFLLSAGLGSLALTAQGQVTPTTPVYPLPAPTAADTAGTGATDPQQFATPSVVGMGPSKGLIFHYERVPRFKVSSDGQSVGLSDYNTEATKNARLVIKGYIPMLNHPHLKLILGVNYEREEFQFSSQPTGYELYDNIENKGLKTLGTQLAVIRPVNDVNWYIFRIKGELSGDYTSSELNVSDYLRVSSEFLYGWKRSPTFSWGVGVQLGYTFGRFSPYPALLYNRTFNKRWGIEALFPARVTARYNASPRSLFFAGYSVDGLNYIVKLRTPLRHENATLNSLELRETEVKFRARWEREIYDFLWFGAEGGYRYNYAFDAFDRTNNSRVKIIDSKLASAPYASLELFIVPPRKFLKRQ; encoded by the coding sequence ATGAAGACTCGCTACGTCCCGCCAGTTGCCCCTGCCTTTCGCCGTTTCCTGCTTTCGGCCGGTTTGGGCAGCCTCGCTCTTACTGCTCAGGGCCAAGTCACGCCGACTACGCCCGTCTACCCATTGCCCGCACCCACTGCCGCCGACACGGCCGGCACCGGCGCCACCGACCCCCAGCAGTTTGCCACGCCCTCCGTGGTGGGGATGGGGCCCAGCAAAGGTTTGATTTTCCACTACGAGCGGGTGCCACGCTTTAAGGTTTCCTCCGACGGGCAGAGCGTGGGGCTGAGCGACTACAACACCGAGGCGACCAAAAATGCCCGGCTGGTTATCAAGGGCTACATTCCGATGCTCAACCACCCCCACCTCAAGCTGATTCTGGGCGTGAACTATGAGCGGGAGGAATTTCAGTTCAGCAGCCAGCCCACCGGCTATGAGCTTTACGACAACATCGAGAATAAAGGACTTAAAACTCTGGGCACGCAGTTGGCCGTTATCCGGCCGGTAAACGATGTGAACTGGTACATCTTCCGCATCAAAGGGGAGCTCAGCGGCGACTATACCTCCTCAGAGCTGAACGTGTCGGACTATCTGCGCGTGTCGTCGGAGTTTCTGTACGGCTGGAAGCGCAGCCCTACTTTTTCCTGGGGTGTGGGTGTGCAGCTTGGCTACACGTTTGGGCGCTTTAGTCCGTATCCGGCCCTGCTCTACAACCGCACGTTCAACAAGCGCTGGGGTATTGAGGCTCTGTTTCCGGCCCGCGTTACGGCCCGCTACAACGCTTCGCCCCGGTCGTTGTTTTTTGCCGGCTACTCCGTTGATGGCCTCAACTACATCGTGAAGCTGCGCACCCCGCTACGGCACGAGAATGCCACGCTCAACTCCCTGGAGCTGCGCGAAACCGAAGTGAAGTTCCGGGCCCGGTGGGAGCGGGAAATCTACGACTTCCTGTGGTTTGGGGCGGAAGGCGGCTACCGCTACAACTACGCCTTCGACGCTTTCGACCGGACCAACAACAGCCGGGTCAAAATCATTGACAGCAAGCTGGCCAGTGCACCCTACGCCAGCCTGGAGCTGTTCATTGTGCCGCCCCGCAAGTTCCTGAAGCGGCAGTAG
- a CDS encoding metallophosphoesterase, whose translation MRRPFLLSCLLLLCGSLTTALAQKTQTAHPERPNYNHGGENWESKTPPDSSHIRYSIFLIGDVGKPIKKEAGGEPSLNFLNQQITKAGSKSTTIFLGDNIYEYGMPREGAYDRKESEERMIGQLESLRGYAGEKYMIPGNHDWKQGLTGAVEQVNRQQAFVENYLTSDSAAFPFTGDFFIPRNACPGPFEVRLQDDILMIAINSQWFLQTSGERPYGGNSGCGVANETDFFTQLEDIIQRNQNRNIMVIAHHPIFSDGIHGGYFTLADHFFPLSIVYKYAFLPLPIIGSVYPFARKYGGVSQDIPHPLYQAYKKGLMEIFDKYPNIIYASGHEHNLQYFKVGSMHQIVSGSGCKTQHVRPGKSGEAIFSDKEKGWSRVNYYDNGEVWTEFWIPNDKGETGRLVFRTPLYAKETKVVAEIKEVNNMKRPNFQDSTVTLAVNTDYDQRGKFHRFLFGEHYRKEWATPVKFPVLDMATERGGLEPYKIGGGKQTASLKVRNEEGRNYTLRGLNKDPAAVLPEALREGAAKDILQDQISAQHPFGAFPVAYLGTTAGILHTNPKPVYIPQDPLLGQYYERFSNTPAMIEEDAKDDQSNVASLGNAENLVGTDKVMERLIDDNDNRVNEKAFARSRLFDMWIGDWDRHEDQWRWAETKDKDGDRKFTAVPEDRDIAFFKGDGVLPYLASRKWAIRNFQNFGYDYADFKGLNLTALANDRVFLASVSKEDWVKLAEKMKADLTDAEIEKAFRSQWPKEIYDLHGAEIVAKLKSRRDLLPKLAADYYGTLNDIVEVKGSSKRERFDVERLDGDKTRVKVTKINKEGQLTKTLFEKTFDKETDEIRLYGFSGNDVYNVTGQSKGGALLRIIGGTDRDSITDNSRVGGLGHKTQIYDADTGNVINAGKEVRLRLQPGIEVSQYDTHPRTDRKDYSLNYFGPALYFGYNIDDRLFLGGGVTYRTYGFRKAPFATEQTLAANYSPSQKAYNVRYTGQFVDVISKFDLRINAQLYGPQLLYNYFGEGNNSRNELLGSDDRVRNRDINDTYRVRFSRLYVSPVLERDIFSFLKVGIGPQYDQFRVEREPIGSEIARGLDANNNGVSGAGLGIRSSDFQLNRYLGGRAYLNIDAASSPKNPRIGLRWYNEVQQNYQMNAEQLNFGRITSEFRFYLSPNFPFQLTWAGRVGAARNWGDYRFYQANTLGGTTNLRGYRRTRYAGRSSVYANAEARLQLFSFNAYLVPGKFGILGLADAGRVYSEYDTRGGIDAFHTGFGAACGWMCSSRPLSTPHIPWAKRS comes from the coding sequence ATGAGAAGACCTTTTCTGCTCAGCTGCTTACTGCTTTTGTGCGGCAGCCTGACTACTGCCCTTGCCCAAAAAACGCAAACCGCCCATCCCGAGCGCCCCAACTACAATCATGGGGGCGAAAACTGGGAAAGCAAAACCCCGCCCGACAGCAGCCACATCCGCTACTCCATCTTTCTGATTGGCGACGTAGGCAAGCCTATTAAGAAAGAGGCCGGAGGCGAGCCGTCCCTGAACTTTTTGAACCAGCAGATAACCAAGGCTGGCTCCAAGAGCACCACGATTTTTCTGGGCGACAACATCTATGAATACGGCATGCCCCGCGAAGGCGCCTACGACCGCAAGGAGTCGGAGGAGCGCATGATTGGGCAGCTGGAGTCGCTGCGTGGCTACGCCGGCGAGAAGTACATGATTCCCGGCAACCACGACTGGAAGCAGGGCCTGACCGGTGCCGTGGAGCAAGTGAACCGGCAGCAGGCCTTCGTGGAAAACTACCTGACCAGCGACTCGGCCGCCTTCCCCTTCACCGGCGACTTCTTCATTCCGCGTAATGCCTGCCCCGGTCCGTTTGAGGTGCGCCTGCAGGACGACATCCTGATGATTGCCATCAACTCGCAGTGGTTTCTGCAAACCAGCGGCGAGCGGCCCTACGGCGGCAACAGCGGCTGCGGTGTGGCCAACGAAACCGACTTTTTCACCCAGCTCGAAGACATTATCCAGCGGAATCAGAACCGCAACATCATGGTCATTGCCCACCACCCGATTTTCTCGGATGGTATTCACGGGGGCTACTTCACCCTGGCCGACCATTTCTTCCCGCTTTCCATCGTCTATAAGTACGCCTTCCTGCCCTTGCCCATCATTGGCTCGGTGTACCCCTTTGCCCGCAAGTACGGCGGGGTCAGCCAGGATATTCCTCATCCCTTGTACCAGGCCTACAAGAAGGGTCTGATGGAGATTTTCGACAAATACCCCAACATCATCTACGCCTCGGGCCACGAGCACAACCTGCAGTACTTCAAGGTGGGCTCCATGCACCAGATTGTGAGCGGCTCGGGCTGCAAAACCCAGCACGTGCGCCCCGGCAAGAGCGGCGAAGCCATTTTCTCGGATAAGGAGAAAGGCTGGTCGCGGGTGAACTACTACGACAACGGCGAGGTCTGGACCGAGTTCTGGATTCCTAACGACAAAGGCGAAACGGGCCGGCTGGTGTTCCGCACCCCGCTCTACGCCAAGGAAACCAAGGTGGTGGCTGAAATCAAGGAGGTCAACAACATGAAGCGGCCCAACTTCCAAGACAGCACCGTGACTTTGGCCGTGAATACCGACTATGACCAGCGCGGCAAGTTCCACCGCTTCCTCTTCGGCGAGCATTACCGCAAGGAGTGGGCTACGCCGGTGAAATTTCCGGTGCTGGATATGGCCACCGAGCGGGGCGGCCTGGAGCCCTACAAAATTGGCGGCGGCAAGCAGACGGCCTCGCTGAAAGTGCGCAACGAGGAAGGCCGCAACTATACCCTGCGCGGCCTCAACAAAGACCCTGCGGCCGTGCTGCCCGAGGCGTTGCGCGAAGGCGCGGCCAAGGACATTCTGCAGGACCAGATTTCGGCCCAGCACCCGTTTGGCGCCTTCCCGGTGGCTTATTTGGGCACTACGGCTGGCATTCTGCACACCAACCCCAAGCCGGTTTATATTCCTCAAGACCCGCTGCTGGGCCAGTACTACGAGCGGTTTTCGAACACGCCGGCCATGATTGAGGAAGATGCCAAGGACGACCAAAGCAACGTGGCTTCCCTGGGCAACGCCGAAAACCTGGTGGGCACCGACAAGGTGATGGAGCGCCTCATCGACGACAACGACAACCGCGTCAACGAAAAAGCCTTTGCCCGCTCCCGCCTCTTCGACATGTGGATCGGCGACTGGGACCGGCACGAAGACCAGTGGCGCTGGGCCGAAACCAAGGACAAGGACGGGGACCGTAAATTCACGGCTGTGCCCGAAGACCGCGACATTGCCTTCTTCAAGGGCGACGGGGTGCTGCCTTACCTGGCTTCGCGCAAGTGGGCCATCCGCAACTTCCAGAACTTTGGCTACGACTACGCCGACTTCAAAGGCCTCAACCTGACGGCCCTGGCCAACGACCGGGTGTTCCTGGCTTCGGTCAGCAAAGAGGACTGGGTGAAACTGGCCGAGAAAATGAAGGCTGACCTTACGGATGCCGAAATCGAAAAGGCCTTCCGCTCGCAGTGGCCCAAGGAAATCTACGACCTGCACGGGGCTGAAATCGTGGCTAAGCTCAAGAGCCGCCGCGACCTGCTGCCGAAGCTGGCCGCCGACTACTACGGTACGCTCAACGACATCGTGGAAGTGAAAGGCAGCTCCAAGCGGGAGCGGTTTGACGTGGAGCGCCTCGACGGCGACAAAACCCGCGTGAAGGTGACCAAGATTAACAAGGAAGGCCAACTGACCAAGACCTTGTTCGAGAAGACCTTCGACAAAGAAACCGACGAAATTCGCCTCTACGGCTTCTCCGGCAACGACGTCTACAACGTGACGGGTCAGTCGAAAGGTGGGGCCCTGCTGCGCATCATTGGCGGCACCGACCGGGACTCGATTACCGACAACTCCCGCGTGGGTGGCCTGGGGCACAAAACCCAGATTTACGACGCCGACACCGGCAACGTCATCAACGCGGGCAAGGAAGTGCGCCTGCGCTTGCAGCCTGGCATCGAGGTGAGCCAGTACGACACCCACCCCCGCACCGACCGCAAAGACTACAGCCTGAACTACTTTGGTCCGGCCCTGTACTTTGGCTACAACATCGACGACCGGCTGTTTCTGGGCGGGGGCGTGACCTACCGTACCTACGGCTTCCGCAAGGCGCCTTTCGCCACCGAGCAGACGCTGGCCGCCAACTATTCGCCTTCCCAGAAGGCCTATAATGTGCGCTACACCGGGCAGTTTGTGGATGTCATCAGCAAGTTTGACCTGCGCATCAACGCCCAACTGTATGGTCCGCAGCTGCTCTACAACTACTTCGGCGAAGGCAACAACTCCCGCAACGAGCTGCTGGGCTCCGATGACCGGGTGCGCAACCGCGACATCAACGACACCTACCGGGTGCGCTTCTCCCGCCTCTACGTGAGCCCGGTGCTGGAGCGTGACATCTTCAGCTTCCTCAAAGTGGGTATCGGTCCGCAGTACGACCAGTTCAGAGTGGAGCGGGAGCCCATCGGTAGCGAAATTGCCCGGGGCCTCGACGCCAACAATAACGGAGTAAGCGGCGCGGGCTTGGGCATTCGCTCGTCTGACTTCCAGCTCAACCGCTACCTTGGCGGCCGGGCGTATCTGAACATTGATGCGGCCAGCTCGCCCAAGAACCCCCGCATTGGCCTGCGCTGGTACAACGAGGTGCAGCAGAACTACCAGATGAACGCCGAGCAGCTCAACTTCGGCCGTATCACCTCGGAGTTCCGCTTCTACCTGAGCCCCAACTTCCCCTTCCAGCTCACCTGGGCTGGGCGCGTGGGAGCTGCCCGCAACTGGGGCGACTACCGCTTCTACCAGGCTAATACGCTGGGCGGAACCACTAACCTGCGCGGCTACCGCCGCACGCGCTACGCCGGCCGCTCGTCGGTGTATGCCAACGCCGAAGCCCGCCTGCAGCTCTTCAGCTTCAACGCCTACCTGGTGCCTGGCAAGTTCGGCATCCTGGGCCTAGCCGATGCCGGCCGCGTGTACTCCGAGTACGACACCCGCGGCGGCATCGACGCCTTCCACACCGGTTTCGGGGCGGCGTGTGGGTGGATGTGCTCAAGCAGGCCGTTATCAACGCCACATATTCCGTGGGCGAAGAGAAGCTGA
- a CDS encoding HD domain-containing protein has protein sequence METIETLKPAKAEILKKAKAHITALFEEKLPKSLVYHSFKHTATTVKEAKALGEATELSPEDLEALVLAAWFHDAGYTEVYDGHEYRSMELAEQWLREQGYPADRIALVKDIIRATHRNETAKTELQQLLVDADMSSMGKEEFFANGELLRAEWETVLGKSYDSVEWAETQLDFLLSSKYLTDAAKDRYKDQYKENIKDQRKLLKKTEKKQKKREQEEQGNFAEGKRGVETMFRTTYSNHIKLSDMADKKASMMISLNAVIMSVLITYLGAKTTAVGPSFTRNPILTVPMSILLATALGSVVSAILSAQPDVTSFKWLKKSPRWPPTAG, from the coding sequence ATGGAAACCATCGAGACTTTAAAACCGGCCAAAGCTGAAATTCTGAAGAAGGCCAAGGCACATATTACGGCCCTCTTCGAGGAAAAACTGCCCAAGTCCCTCGTCTATCATTCCTTCAAGCACACAGCTACCACCGTAAAGGAGGCCAAGGCCCTAGGCGAAGCCACCGAGCTGAGCCCGGAAGATCTGGAAGCCCTGGTGCTGGCGGCCTGGTTTCACGACGCGGGCTACACCGAGGTGTACGACGGCCACGAGTACCGCAGCATGGAGCTGGCCGAGCAGTGGCTGCGCGAGCAGGGCTACCCGGCCGACCGGATTGCGCTGGTCAAAGACATTATCCGGGCCACCCACCGCAACGAAACGGCCAAGACCGAGCTGCAGCAGCTCTTGGTGGACGCCGATATGAGCAGCATGGGCAAGGAGGAATTCTTTGCCAACGGCGAGCTACTGCGGGCCGAGTGGGAAACTGTATTGGGCAAAAGCTACGACAGCGTGGAGTGGGCCGAAACCCAGCTCGACTTCCTGCTTTCCTCCAAGTACCTGACCGACGCGGCCAAGGACCGCTACAAAGACCAGTACAAGGAGAACATCAAGGACCAGCGCAAGCTGCTGAAGAAAACCGAAAAAAAGCAGAAAAAGCGCGAGCAGGAAGAGCAGGGCAACTTTGCCGAGGGCAAGCGGGGCGTCGAAACGATGTTCCGGACCACCTACAGCAACCACATCAAGCTCTCGGATATGGCCGATAAGAAGGCCAGCATGATGATTAGCCTCAACGCGGTGATTATGTCGGTGCTCATTACGTATCTGGGCGCCAAAACTACGGCCGTGGGCCCGTCTTTTACCCGCAACCCCATCCTGACGGTGCCCATGAGCATTCTGCTGGCTACGGCCCTGGGCTCGGTGGTGTCGGCCATCCTGTCGGCCCAGCCCGACGTGACGAGCTTTAAGTGGCTCAAGAAAAGCCCCAGGTGGCCACCAACCGCCGGGTGA
- a CDS encoding Pycsar system effector family protein, protein MATNRRVNLLFFGNFTKLSLDDFQNGMTGLMRNKDNLYTNMVTDIYYLGEVLSRKYRLLRISYTIFMVGLILTALSFGIVLLYKS, encoded by the coding sequence GTGGCCACCAACCGCCGGGTGAACCTGCTCTTCTTCGGCAACTTCACCAAGCTCAGCCTCGACGACTTCCAGAACGGCATGACGGGCCTGATGCGCAACAAGGACAACCTCTACACCAACATGGTAACTGACATTTACTACCTGGGGGAGGTTTTGTCGCGTAAGTACCGGCTGCTGCGCATCAGCTACACCATCTTCATGGTAGGCCTGATTCTGACGGCGTTGTCCTTCGGCATTGTGCTGCTGTACAAGTCGTAA
- a CDS encoding DUF2652 domain-containing protein, producing the protein MGLLDDMRAARRAAGRRPTAAATVAADDGMVPALLFIPDISGFTRFIQESGSVLAPQLIADLLEILVEANTLDMEVSEIQGDAILFYRLGPPPTIQEVVTQCRRIFLDFQNYVRLVERDLDSELSTALRAHDLTIKIIVHFGKVSVAQIRQFTKLMGRDVIVVHRLLKNNVTGNEYILLSDGYLETQPAADVARSFSWTRLLRGTCMYDYLGEICYRYAYLSPLRLLLSENGESSGTREGNALKVISTVHVPAAYALRVLSNFRLRARWMPGVSEVTYDLTKAGRLGTSYKVKLNRGQIDFQAVQHFEDADRIEYVEKISLFRLFPNSFLFCFIEAADAQSCLVTLEFRYGYIASPNPLIRFGQRQRMRRFMGQSIRQLAELCEQLKREGRES; encoded by the coding sequence ATGGGTTTATTGGATGACATGCGCGCCGCCCGCCGGGCCGCCGGCCGCCGACCCACCGCTGCGGCCACCGTGGCGGCCGATGATGGAATGGTGCCCGCCCTGCTGTTCATTCCCGACATCAGTGGCTTCACCCGCTTTATCCAGGAATCGGGGAGCGTGCTGGCACCCCAGCTTATTGCCGACCTGCTCGAAATTCTGGTGGAAGCCAACACGCTGGATATGGAGGTAAGCGAAATTCAGGGCGACGCCATCCTGTTTTACCGCCTGGGCCCGCCGCCTACTATTCAGGAGGTCGTGACCCAGTGCCGCCGCATCTTTCTGGATTTTCAGAACTACGTGCGGCTGGTGGAGCGCGACCTGGACTCGGAACTGAGCACGGCCCTGCGGGCCCACGATCTGACCATCAAGATCATCGTGCACTTTGGCAAAGTCAGCGTGGCCCAGATCCGGCAGTTTACCAAGCTGATGGGGCGTGACGTCATCGTGGTGCACCGCCTGCTCAAGAACAACGTAACCGGCAACGAGTACATCCTGCTTTCCGACGGCTACCTCGAAACCCAGCCCGCCGCCGACGTGGCCCGCAGCTTTTCCTGGACCCGCCTGCTGCGCGGCACCTGCATGTACGACTACCTGGGCGAAATATGCTACCGCTACGCCTACCTTTCGCCCCTGCGCCTGCTGCTCAGCGAAAACGGGGAAAGCAGCGGCACCCGCGAGGGCAACGCGCTCAAAGTGATTAGCACCGTGCATGTGCCGGCGGCCTACGCCCTGCGGGTGCTGAGCAACTTCCGGCTGCGGGCCCGCTGGATGCCCGGCGTGAGTGAGGTAACCTACGACCTGACCAAGGCCGGCCGCCTAGGCACCAGCTACAAAGTAAAGCTCAACCGCGGCCAGATTGATTTCCAGGCGGTGCAGCACTTCGAGGATGCCGACCGGATTGAGTACGTGGAGAAAATTTCGCTATTCCGGCTTTTTCCCAACTCGTTCCTGTTTTGCTTTATTGAGGCCGCTGATGCCCAGTCCTGCCTCGTGACGCTGGAGTTCCGCTACGGCTACATTGCCAGTCCCAACCCGCTTATCCGGTTTGGGCAGCGCCAGCGAATGCGCCGCTTCATGGGCCAGTCCATCCGGCAGCTGGCCGAACTCTGCGAACAGCTGAAGCGCGAGGGCCGGGAAAGCTAA
- a CDS encoding RNA polymerase sigma factor — translation MLPISEDVLVQRLYARDESAMTLFYDKYGRVLYNVILRIVRNEVMAEDVLQESMVKIWYSFASYTASRGRLFTWALNVCRNAAIDQLRTRQYHEGQQTQALESSMACYQVAATGFQPEHVGLRELVMCLKPNDRKIIDLLYFGGFTQAEVADELQVPLGTVKTRARAAMHALAKAAR, via the coding sequence ATGTTACCCATTAGCGAAGATGTATTGGTGCAGCGGCTCTACGCTAGGGACGAATCGGCTATGACCCTGTTTTACGACAAGTACGGCCGGGTGCTTTACAATGTCATCCTGCGCATCGTGCGCAATGAGGTAATGGCCGAAGACGTGCTGCAGGAGAGCATGGTCAAGATCTGGTATTCCTTTGCCTCCTACACGGCTTCGCGCGGCCGGCTGTTTACCTGGGCTCTGAATGTATGCCGCAACGCCGCCATCGACCAGCTCCGTACCCGCCAGTACCACGAAGGACAGCAAACGCAGGCTCTCGAAAGTAGCATGGCCTGCTACCAGGTGGCCGCCACCGGCTTTCAGCCCGAGCACGTGGGCCTGCGTGAGCTGGTTATGTGCCTCAAGCCTAATGACCGAAAAATCATTGATTTGCTCTATTTCGGCGGCTTCACCCAGGCCGAAGTAGCCGATGAGCTGCAAGTGCCGCTGGGTACCGTCAAAACCCGGGCCCGCGCGGCCATGCACGCCCTAGCAAAAGCAGCCCGCTAA
- a CDS encoding phage tail protein yields MAATPAPGTEPIGTVKLFAGPELPSGWVVCDGRLLRVDEYPALHKALGTLYGSKGRSSFALPKLLPTAAETQLTTWLPAVKIAAAPAVAALAELRMPHQSRRLS; encoded by the coding sequence ATGGCCGCAACTCCGGCCCCGGGAACTGAACCCATCGGAACCGTTAAGCTCTTCGCGGGTCCCGAACTCCCTTCAGGCTGGGTTGTGTGCGATGGGCGCCTGTTGCGCGTTGACGAGTATCCTGCTTTGCACAAGGCCCTCGGCACCCTGTATGGTAGCAAAGGTCGAAGCTCGTTTGCCTTGCCTAAACTGCTGCCCACCGCTGCGGAAACGCAGCTAACAACGTGGTTGCCCGCGGTAAAAATAGCCGCTGCGCCTGCTGTTGCCGCTCTGGCCGAGCTACGCATGCCGCACCAGAGCCGCCGTCTCAGCTAA